A single genomic interval of Natator depressus isolate rNatDep1 chromosome 16, rNatDep2.hap1, whole genome shotgun sequence harbors:
- the RPL35 gene encoding large ribosomal subunit protein uL29: MAKIKARDLRGKKKEELLKQLDDLKVELSQLRVAKVTGGAASKLSKIRVVRKSIARVLTVINQTQKENLRKFYKGKKYKPLDLRPKKTRAMRRRLNKYEESLKTKKQQRKERLYPVRKFAVKA; encoded by the exons GCTAAGATCAAGGCCCGTGACCTGCGAGGGAAGAAGAAGGAGGAGCTGCTGAAGCAACTGGATGACCTGAAGGTGGAGCTGTCCCAGCTGCGGGTGGCCAAGGTGACGGGCGGAGCCGCCTCCAAGCTGTCCAAGAT CCGGGTTGTCCGCAAATCCATTGCCAGAGTGCTGACTGTCATCAACCAGACCCAGAAAGAGAACCTGAGGAAATTTTACAAA GGCAAAAAGTACAAGCCTCTTGACCTACGGCCGAAGAAGACTCGCGCCATGCGCCGCAGATTAAATAAGTACGAAGAAAGTTTGAAGACCAAAAAACAGCAGCGGAAAGAGCGCCTGTACCCTGTCCGGAAGTTTGCTGTTAAGGCATAA